The Daphnia pulex isolate KAP4 chromosome 3, ASM2113471v1 genome includes a region encoding these proteins:
- the LOC124190330 gene encoding proton-coupled folate transporter-like, whose translation MERSVSDASSTDLVTSTDSFTPAAPAANRLDKFKNVLAIVTVEPVLFLYMLATFMQYSVFQDLVYQKTCQSNFNSSVCQNLNNNSYALDVVQEQASHWILGSTAALTIPSIIVANYLGSYSDLYDRKWPLLFPACGMVLASIVYILMSLYDSIPVSMIVLASFLSGIFGGFVSCIMSVMSYISAVTSEESRSLRVAMLEAMTFCGGTVGPFIGGALLGATQSHAAVFLVIMAFYVLVILYVIFLVPSVKDDRSADEQLILTSENYCRKLFSCHHFQSSLQTCFKPRPNNRRRNLLLLIACALITMTVTAGEMDVAYLFTKDDPLNWSYETYSYYFGLKFGVGALSLIALSPVVRRLNLQEAITCCIGLVSKAAGLVLHGFATTNAMMFCVPFLSMFNTFCLPSIRSLLSKQVDPNELGKLFAFVASIENICTLLGSIVFNILYPLTRSIFRGFTFELAAIMLIIPLVIMSYLSYQMKRELYYVSTAAARRSDTSA comes from the exons ATGGAACGCTCAGTGTCAGATGCCTCCTCCACTGACCTGGTGACATCAACAGATTCATTTACTCCAGCAGCTCCGGCAGCTAACAGATtagacaaatttaaaaatgttctaGCTATTGTGACAGTTGAACCTGTATTATTCTTGTATATGCTAGCAACATTTATGCAGTATTCAGTATTTCAAGATTTAGTGTATCAGAAGACTTGTCAGAGCAATTTCAATTCTTCAGTGTGCCAaaacctcaacaacaacagctatGCACTCGATGTCGTTCAAGAACAAGCTTCTCATTGGATTCTTGGCTCTACAGCAGCCCTAACTATCCCCTCAATAATTGTTGCTAATTATCTTGGATC GTATTCTGACTTGTATGATCGAAAGTGGCCACTTCTCTTTCCTGCATGTGGCATGGTTCTTGCAAGCATTGTCTACATTCTCATGTCCTTGTATGATTCCATTCCAGTTTCTATGATTGTTCTGGCTAGTTTTCTTTCTGGAATATTTGGAGGTTTTGTTAGTTGTATCATGAGTGTCATGAGCTACATTTCGGCTGTTACGAGCGAAGAGAGCCGCTCATTGCGAGTAGCCATGTTGGAGGCTATGACTTTCTGTGGCGGGACCGTGGGGCCCTTTATCGGTGGTGCCTTACTAGGAGCAACTCAAAGCCATGCTGCTGTCTTCCTTGTGATTATGGCCTTTTATGTCCTAGTTATCCTTTACGTAATCTTCTTGGTGCCGTCGGTTAAGGATGATCGATCCGCCGACGAGCAATTAATCCTGACCTCCGAAAATTACTGTCGAAAACTCTTTAGTTGCCATCACTTTCAATCAAGTTTGCAAACCTGTTTCAAGCCTCGTCCCAATAATCGACGCCggaaccttcttcttctcatagCTTGCGCGCTTATAACTATGACCGTTACAGCAG GTGAAATGGACGTAGCTTATCTTTTCACAAAGGATGACCCACTTAACTGGAGTTATGAAACCTACAGTTACTATTTCGGGTTGAAATTCGGAGTTGGCGCGCTTTCGCTAATCGCCTTATCCCCAGTGGTCCGCCGATTAAATCTACAGGAGGCCATCACCTGCTGCATCGGTCTTGTCTCTAAAGCCGCTGGATTGGTCCTGCACGGCTTTGCAACAACCAACGCGATGATGTTTTGCGTCccatttctttcaatgttcAACACTTTTTGCCTACCATCCATTCGCTCACTTTTGTCTAAACAGGTCGATCCCAATGAATTAG gAAAGCTGTTTGCATTTGTTGCTTccattgaaaatatttgcacGTTGCTTGGCTCGATCGTGTTCAATATCCTTTACCCGCTGACACGATCTATATTCCGTGGGTTCACCTTCGAGTTGGCCGCCATTATGCTGATCATCCCACTAGTCATAATGAG CTACTTGAGTTACCAAATGAAGAGGGAGCTTTATTACGTTTCTACTGCGGCAGCCCGTCGATCTGACACTTCAGCGTGA